One stretch of Glandiceps talaboti chromosome 7, keGlaTala1.1, whole genome shotgun sequence DNA includes these proteins:
- the LOC144437642 gene encoding uncharacterized protein LOC144437642 encodes MATASKPKCKYWDSCYRKEPTHISSFLHPSDVKTTKTTASDNTDDENDVKKTDDEPKTTAVTVATKKRKSEDDSDDETKAKKTKNATGWDMSDSEGDDDDEGTTTTKTITPTKPAAAAAPSATTDTTADTSTSTAATSIPALKKPKCNYWDKCYRKNPTHLKAFLHPDDVKPKHTMADGDSVDVDKYSIKRTGDSYYCTCVGWKTQKNPVDKRTCKHLKEYLGEEFENVRLGEYSARRSRRLSVAKDEPQQPKKKSKAMIQVLLAHKYTESVNPTGWWMSEKLDGVRAWWDGYKFRSRLGNTFYAPKWFTKDFPTEMELDGELFGGRGMFQSTVSIVKSSETDERWKKITFHVFDAPNLKTLGFEKRIEELEDYFNEHKVSTVKVVDQTKCKGKDHLMAELKRINEAGGEGVMIREPKSKYENCRSKTLLKIKTFHDAEARVVGYKPGKGNNTGVTGALMVQMANGKVFAVGSGLNNADRRHPPKKGTIIVYKFQEYSNSGTPRFPSYIGVAADKTEPKDCILESNKDLADKADQ; translated from the exons ATGGCCACGGCTAGTAAACCTAAATGCAAGTACTGGGACTCGTGCTACAGGAAAGAACCGACACATATCTCAAGCTTTTTACACCCAAGCGATGTAAAAACTACAAAAACGACAGCAAGCGACAACACAGACGACGAAAACG ATGTTAAGAAAACAGACGACGAACCCAAAACGACCGCTGTTACCGTAGcgacaaagaaaagaaaatcgGAGGACGACAGCGACGATGAAACAAAGGCGAAAAAGACGAAAAACGCTACTGGCTGGGACATGAGTGATAGCGAaggcgatgatgatgacgagGGTACTACAACTACGAAAACAATCACCCCCACGAAACCGGCAGCAGCAGCAGCGCCGTCAGCGACGACAGATACCACGGCAGATACGTCGACAAGTACAGCAGCCACTAGCATCCCTGCACTCAAGAAACCGAAATGTAATTATTGGGATAAATGTTACAGGAAGAATCCGACCCATCTTAAAGCATTTTTACATCCAg ATGATGTTAAACCGAAGCACACAATGGCAGATGGGGACTCTGTCGACGTTGATAAATACTCGATAAAGAGAACGGGTGATTCGTATTACTGCAC GTGTGTCGGATGGAAAACCCAGAAAAATCCAGTGGACAAACGAACATGCAAACACTTAAAGGAATACCTTGGTGAAGAATTCGAAAATGTGAGACTAGGAGAGTATTCTGCCCGCCGATCACGACGACTTTCTGTAGCCAAAGACGAGCCACAACAACCTAAAAAGAAAAGCAAAGCAATGATACAAGTTTTACTCGCACACAAATACACAGAAAG tGTTAATCCGACTGGTTGGTGGATGAGTGAAAAGCTGGACGGTGTGAGGGCATGGTGGGATGGCTACAAATTCCGTTCACGGTTGGGAAATACCTTTTATGCACCGAAGTGGTTCACAAAG GATTTTCCCACTGAAATGGAATTAGACGGTGAACTGTTCGGAGGAAGGGGAATGTTCCAGTCTACGGTCAGTATTGTGAAGTCTTCAGAAACAGACGAACGATGGAAGAAAATTACCTTTCATGTTTTTGATGCACCGAATCTGAAAACTCTTGGATTTGAAAAACGAATTGAAGAATTAGAGGACTATTTCAATGAACACAA GGTATCAACAGTGAAGGTCGTTGATCAAACTAAATGTAAAGGCAAAGATCATCTGATGGCTGAATTGAAGAGAATAAACGAGGCAGGTGGAGAGGGTGTTATGATCAGAGAACCCAAATCAAAGTACGAAAACTGTCGATCGAAGACACTTCTCAAGATCAAAACATTCCACGATGCTGAG GCAAGAGTTGTTGGTTATAAGCCTGGTAAAGGTAACAACACAGGCGTTACTGGTGCCCTGATGGTTCAGATGGCCAATGGAAAAGTGTTTGCAGTTGGTTCGGG GCTCAACAACGCCGACAGAAGACATCCACCCAAGAAGGGTACAATCATTGTATACAAATTCCAAGAGTATAGTAACAGCGGAACGCCCCGATTTCCATCATATATTGGTGTAGCTGCTGACAAAACAGAACCTAAAGATTGTATTTTAGAatcaaacaaagacttggctgACAAAGCTGACCAGTAG